The following coding sequences lie in one Cyanobacterium sp. Dongsha4 genomic window:
- a CDS encoding DUF3887 domain-containing protein yields the protein MKISRFIAVGTLSALLAGFSYQTSGYAQKLHLPFLAAQSDTQDTSAILKEKAETMIELFFAQDFEKITPYATPELRDDLSQERMERLWNRVNTNNGNFKARKQTRVIETPGSDLVIVTLEFENITEDWMVIFNDSQEVVGVDFPTFENIETIAQQFVEDIAQGNYGEARGFLHPFLKETIFSKQIETGWNQIIAQNGDFKGIKDMRVRLGSTIDSTDIVVMDLQFNRADEQIVIIFDSSRSIIGLDFVEQ from the coding sequence ATGAAAATTAGTCGTTTTATCGCTGTTGGTACTTTATCCGCTTTATTGGCAGGATTTAGTTATCAAACCTCTGGCTATGCTCAAAAGTTACATTTACCTTTCCTAGCGGCACAGTCAGACACTCAAGATACATCAGCAATCCTCAAAGAAAAAGCGGAAACAATGATTGAGCTTTTTTTCGCTCAGGATTTTGAGAAAATAACTCCTTATGCAACTCCAGAGTTAAGAGATGATTTATCTCAAGAAAGAATGGAGCGTTTATGGAATAGAGTGAATACCAATAACGGTAACTTCAAAGCGAGAAAGCAAACTCGAGTTATTGAAACCCCCGGCAGTGATTTAGTTATCGTTACCTTAGAATTTGAAAATATCACCGAAGATTGGATGGTTATTTTTAATGATAGCCAAGAAGTTGTAGGCGTTGACTTTCCTACCTTTGAAAATATTGAAACCATCGCCCAACAATTTGTGGAAGATATAGCACAAGGGAATTATGGTGAAGCTAGAGGTTTTCTCCATCCCTTCCTCAAGGAAACTATTTTTTCCAAGCAAATAGAAACTGGATGGAATCAAATTATTGCTCAAAATGGTGATTTTAAAGGCATTAAGGATATGCGAGTTAGATTAGGCTCGACTATTGATAGTACGGATATAGTTGTGATGGATTTGCAATTCAATCGTGCTGATGAGCAAATTGTCATTATTTTTGACAGTTCTAGGAGTATTATTGGTTTAGATTTTGTTGAACAATAG